TATAGTGGTAGACCCCATTACGCTCTTCACCCGCACCAATCAAAGTCCTCGAAGTTAGGTCCTGTATCACACAAAACTTTCTGGTAAATAGCACAAAACATGCGATATCACGTAGTAACTGAGCAACAAATATAAGAGTTATAGAGAGATGTGGAGCATAGAACACGTCTGTGAGCACAAGACGTTGTCCTAATTGCAAGCTGCCATGTTTTGTTGCCCAAGTAACTTCGCCATTTGGTAGTGATATCGGACAAGCAGGTATGGATGATATGTTGGTGAGTAGGTTGATGTCTCCAGTCATGTGGTGGGAGGCCCCTGAGTCTATAATGATATCGTATTTGCTATCTGTTCCATACACATATAGCTTGTTTCGCTTACCCGAGAGTTTTTCAGTCGAGCTCTGGTTCTGGCTTTTCAAGAAGTTTGCAAGTGACGTCTACTGATCTGCAGTGAAGTTTGGAATCCCTGTGGGTTGTGAGTCAGAGTCACGAGCTGTTGTGTTGTTTGCTCGAAAACCTGAGCCACGACCACCACGTCCTCGTCCTCGTATTGTTCTGTCTGATCCCCTGCCTCCAGTTGATTTACTTTTGTCTGTCCACCATTCGGGATAGCCAACAAGTTGGAAGCAGTTTGTTGAGTCATGACCAGTACGTCCACAATGAGTACACGCTGTAGAGGGTCTCGTGAACCGTGTTGCTGCTGCTTGTTCATTGAGGCGAGCGGCTGGTTGTTGAGAGGACGTCGTTGCTGAGAATCCTACTGCTGGAGCTCGTTCCTCGTTAAGCTTCATTGAATTCAAATGTCTTTCTTCCTGAATTATCTGAGAGTACACAGTCTCTAGCGTCATCTCGGCTTGTCTGCTAAGAATGTTTGAGCGAACTGTCCCGAATCGAGAGTTGTCTAATCCCATGAGGAATTGATGAACTCTAACTTTCTCCTGACTCTTTTCGAATTTCACCATTGAGTTGCATTCAGAGTTCTCACAGCAACAGGTAAAACCTTTATCCAAATCAGCCAAGTCGTCCCACATAATTTTGAGTCGTCCATAAAAGACTTCGACTGTATCACCATCTTGTTTGCAGGACGATATATCTGCTAGGAGTTGATGTATACGAGTATCATCGTTGATGGAGAATCGTCTCTGAAGACTCGCACACATAGCTTTCGCGTTGTCAACCAGAGAGATGGAGGGACGTAACTTCGGTTCGATGCTACTATATATCCATCCAATAATCATTGAATTGACCATGTCCCACTTTTCTGCATCATCAGAATCTTTGGACGGTCGTTTTAGGGTTCCGTCGATGAACCCTGTCTTTCGTTTTGCACGAAGAGAGTTGGTCATCAGCTTTGCCCATCTTTCATAGTTTCCACCATTGAGGAGGATCGGTGTCTGTGCTTGCCCAGTATTATCAGCTGGATGCAAGTAATATGGCGACATCATCTTGTCGTTTGCTGCAACAACAGCTTGTTCGTTGCTCATGATTTCTTATCGAAATCGAGCGAAAGAGAGATGTAAAAAAAACGATATCAAGAGTCAAGagtaggctctgataccatgttagattcaggttaattatgggcttccaacttaaaaccaacaGTATCTTAGCTTATCACAGTAATATTCTAGCTTATCGCTAATAGTAGTTATGAAACAAAGTAATAATTTgtaaatactatttttaatacgttgttgttgttgatataCAAACTTTTCTCAAAATACTCGTTCAAATTAAACTAtaaaagtttaatgtgaaaacaaaagctttattacaaaaacattaTTACTTTTACTTACCACGTGTTTTCATCTTAAacttttaagaagaaaaaaaacttcattATCTACTGggctagggctgggcaaattaaccgaacccgaaaatccgaaccgaatccgatctgaTAAAAacgaatccgaaccgatccgaacccgaaataaataccgaatggatcttgttttatggtattttgggttatgggtattatccgaaccgaatccgaatttaaatggatatccgatagaacccgaaacattcaaaaccccaaaaaaacTTACACTAAACATGATTTAATTTCTGATATGTATCCAAAATACACTTAGATATATGAAACatctaaattattatctattacaTAAAGGTTGGTGGTTTTATAACATGGAAGTTTATAGTTGAAGATTGCGGTTgaagtttgaagtttttatattttggttttgtgttcATTGAACAATGCTTCTCATTTCATGAGAAATTGGTTTTCGTtttatgctttcatttattttgttttatttctatcgatatgtttacttttttgtttgattttgaatgatcaaggttgatgtttcttttttattttcgaagttttatttaaatttttggtttctgatttcattaaataatatgtttctcatttcgttttgattttagttttagcTTTCTTTGAattctctcatttgttttgatttatttatatcaataaaGATGTTTGGCTTTCGTTTTATATTTGCGTcgttttataattgttttctttGGTTAGGGACAAAATTGATGATTTTACTTACTTACTTGTATTACAAGTTACGATTTATTTAGATTTGTATTGGTTACATTTAGTATAAATGATATATTCAAGAACCGAAAGTCCGTTTGAAACCTAAACCCGATAGTATTTCGGGTTATACCAATACCAAAATAATTTACCaaccccgacccgaaccgaagagcacccgaaccggtcccgaaccgaagttttaaattatccgaatggggctggtTTTCGGTAACCAAGAAAACCCGAACCGATTAAAATAGAACCGACACCCGAATGGTACCCCGGTTGCCCAGCCCTATACTGGGCCCTCACTATTCTTTTCCTCTGGGTTTTCATGATTATTAATATGCTGTTAATACAAACTTTTCCTAAAATAACTATAAAACACATAGTAAAAAAACGATAAAACTGAAACTACAAAAGCTAATGTGAAAACAAAAGCTTTACAACAACTTAAAGACGTTTTCATCTTCtgcttttaagaagaaaaaaaacttccaTTGTCTCTGGGCTTTCATAATTATTATCCCTGGACCGTCTTTCACGATGGGCTCTCACCAGTCATTCCCAATGCTCTATTCGTTTCTTTGGAGGATGCAACTATCAAACGGGCTTCGGGTCAGCAGTTGGGCTTTCCTGGTTATCATCAACCTATAACAGCTACTTCTTCTTCAAGGAGCCGAAATGCCATCCTGCGGTGCGGTGTTGTTACTTCCTCCGATGGATCGCTCAAGACAATTATTAAAACTCTCAGGGTTAGTGTTTGATACTGGTTTCTTTAATTAAGGTTTTAACATGCAACATGTGACACATTTAACTATATGCAATcgaagtttcaaaaaaaaaactttaagaaaaacacaaaaaggagAAATTTCGATATCATAGAGATCAATCAAAACTAAGTGAATACTAATGTAAAAAGTCCAAACGAACAGACTACCACTAACGAACAAATTGACTGGATATCATGATCCAGTTTTCACATCATGTAATTCAACTTAACTTTTCATAATCAATCATATAGCATCGAAATTCCCCTTTAAGGTttgaaatatacaaataaatctGAAAACGAAAAGCTTAcgaatataacatttttttttttgaaggataaatataacatttattttaaaaaacaactTTAAGAGAACCTTCCTTAAAGagtaattttgatattatgaATGATCAATTTAGAAATTAAACTAAATGAATACAATCGTGAAGACAAAAACAATCATATAAGCACTCACCATCAACTGAACAATCAATTGATCGGATATATGGATCGAATAGTTTTCACATCATGCATCTTAAAGTTTTCATAATCAATCAAACAATATACCAAAATTTCTCtttaaaaaagtttgaaaacataattaaaaaaaaaagcagagttTTCTGTTaattcaaaaaagaaacaaaagatgCTACAAGAAAGACAGTACCCTTCAAGTGTTTAGACTCTGATCTGATTCGGGGTGAGGAACTGAAGAGAGCGCAAAGGCATTTGTCTTGGTAATGAACCGAGGAGTGAGAGGGAAGCTTCGCATCGTTCTTAGAACTTCTTCGACGCATCGTGTTGCTCCGGGAGAGACGGCATGGAATCGTTGTCTCTTGCGATATAGATGAGCGGCGACACTAATCAATACTTCAATCTTTACTTCTTGTGATATGAATGACATCTTTGGTAAACTGTGGATGAAGATCATCTGAAAACAGTattgaaagaaagagagagagacagaacaAGATCGAGAAGGAAGTGTTGTGTTAGAGAGGAGGCtgctatctatactattaaagtaaaatacctaataggttTTTGCACTTGGTTTTTGAAGTTAATTACAATAGTATGCCATTGCTATATTTATGTCATTGCAAatgtttccatatatatattaataaatatattcggaaaatttaatatatcttaaacATGAATCTTTTAATATTCTGTTAAGATTACAtcccataaatattttgttaagattACATTCCATTAATATTTTGTccgattatataaatatttatagtaatttgttttattttctttaaatcaaaAAGGTATTAGactcatttataataataaaatattaaaaagatactTCAGAATATGTTTTcgatatcttattttgaaaatattggaATAACATATTagattagaatattttttaatagtaaacaatttaattatatgagaAATAATATAAAGTTAAATAATGTAATGATCCAACATTGACTTTTGTAAGTAGATTTTTTAGTGATCACaggtaaaaaatatatatctcatgtaaaaaaaataattttttaaatataaagaccatatttttattgaaaaagtttatataatttcttaaaatatcgTCTCAAAATTTGGAAACAAatttttgcaacaaaaaaaatatccacATAAAAACTTACATAGTGCTCATAttaatttctataattataaaCATTGTATATGttggtaataatatatatatacatattggaaaataaaaatatactgtaTAAAGTATATACAAACTTTGATTTTACCgaatatatattcaattaagaatataatcccgcgctttaaaagcgcgggtcaaaatctagttggtTTATATAGATGGTGTTGTGTTTTAATGAATGTTACCGttagtgtttctttttttttttgtagagaaTTTATTATCCAAAGGTAAGACCTTTCAAGTTCACTTCAACAAAGGTTTTATTTATTGGTGACGTGTTTTAATATTCTGATGACTTGAATCTCAACTGTGAGAATTGACAGATAGATTATGGAAAAAATTAATCTCATAGAGAGACTTTATGTCTTTCTATTTACACCATTAGTCACTTTGTATTGGACACACAATTTCTATGTGGTGAATGACAAACATATCCTTTAGTCATCTTTCTCTTTCCTTACTTTATCTGtctgtttctgatttttttttaatgtttgcttctatttttatttcttttatttctgaaaaaaaattataaaaatggaaaaccTTCATCCTAATCCCAACTAAACTCCATTCTCTCTCGttcataaaaatattgattCAGTGTCTGAACCCTAATTGATCCAATAAACTCCCACAACGAAACCCAATCTTCTTCGTATCAGAATCCATGACTACTATGGAGCCAGTTGTGGATGTTAGAGAGAAGGAATCGttggattaaaaaaaatatcagagaAGAACCACCACGGTGGTGATTGACGATGACAAAGTAAGTattcaaactctttttttttgtgaaatcaAAAGCTTACCCCTTGTTCGGAAGTGATAAGCTTGTACACAAGGTTCTCGACGGTGGACAACATATGTTATCTCAGATCTGACCTTGCTTTCATATGAAATGCAGAACATGTAGGTTTTTTTAAGATTGAGATTTATTTGCTGAAGATTAATGATCTGAATATGGGAGTGATTCAGTTTGTAGTGTATGGGGCTGTTCGTTTCTCCATTCAAATGATCCATTTAGATGGAAATGAACTTTGTGTTCGTTTAGACACAAAAAGTACAACTCATTCAAATGGTTCATTTGaatgattttagaaaaaataggtttaattTAAAGACTCAGTTGGCTGGACCGAAACGAAGCAGTTGGCTGGAGATGGCTCAGTCAAAATACTGAAATGTCGATTTGCCCCTCACCAATTCCTGAAATTACAAACCTAAGACTAAGACTCTTGTATCTCTGCCGTGAACGATGAAACCTCCACATCTCTCCTCTGGCCATGAATTCATCGCCATGAAAGCTTGAGCTCTCTCTCTCcgtgactctctctctctctctccgccatctctctctctgcGTCTCTCTGTCCGCGTCTCTCTCTTCGCATCTCTCTCGCCATGAAATCGCCATGAAAGCTTGATATCTCTCtctccgcctctctctctccgtgtctctctctctccgcgtctctctctccgcctctctctctctcaggtatctcttgctctctttctctctatctctgGAGCTTGTGTGTTCATAGAGAGATCTCTGATTTTTCATTCTCTGAGTTGAAACATTGATGGGTTTGCTTGGTTTTAAGAATGTGTTTATGAAATTTGATCTGTTTGTTCATAGATTAATCTCTGATTTGTCATTCTCTGAGTTGTATTCATGGGTTTGCTTGGTTTTGAGAATGTGTTTATGAAACGTACTGACACTTTCTCTAGCATTGAGTAGTTATAGCATTGAATTTGTTTGATTCTAGTTTTCAGTTGGTTTAAACTTGTTACTGCTTTCTTAGTTCCTTGTTACTCTCTAGTCAGTGACAACCATTGCTCACTGTCTATctctttctatctctctcttgaAGCTTCCAGGGGATGTGCCTTGCAGTGTGCCATTCTCAGACCCACCTTCAAAGTCCGTGAGTTCCAGGTAATGGCTGCATATATGTGCTTAAACATGTGTGTTTTGTCATACTCCAGATCATCTAACAAGTcatgttatttattttgataaggTTCATGAGAGTTTCCCTTTCTCCATTTCGCTGGCGTGGAAAGGAGCAGCTGTTGATGCTCAAAATGAAGGAGCTGAGAATCAGCAGAGCACCATTGTTTTCCCCAAAGGAAACTCAATTCCTAGTGCCAAGGCTCTAACGTTTTACCGCTCTGGAACATTCTCTGTCGATGTGCAGTACATTGATGTGACTGACTTGCAAGCACCTCCAAAAATCAGCACATACACGGTTTGATCTTTGCCCAATGTCGTGTGTATCCTTAAGACTGTAGCATGCCTTTTTTCAGTTGATGGATCTTATTATCAGTCACGAGTTTGTTTGCTGAGTCTGAGATCATTTTATGTTGAGTCAAGTCTCATATGTGGGTTTTAGTTTTGAGAAATGGTGAATGATGATGTATGATTGTTAAACCTATGTTGTGtttgtgttgttgttgcaggAAATGTAACGATGTATAAAGCTATATTTTGTGGTTTATGTGTAATTGTGTTTATGGCATTTTAGTATGAGATATATAGCGATCATTGATGAGAACACTTTTGACATGATAgatcattatataattaaactaagagttcaaaatattaaattactttaatgtgttattttattaaaaatattaaattagttttgttagattctttttcatcagatttttttataataaaaagaattcaaaattatagttgatttattaaaaaaaatcaaaatatttgaaacttataattttatgaatatcAAAAtgcatatttaaataattataaatgtcaaaatgataattttaaaataattttagtgtaaatatattttatactaaataataaaaattagtatactgaaaattaatatcaaacatatgattaatttaaaataaaggtatatatgtaatttgtatATCAAATTCATTTGAATGAAAATTACAAATGGAGAAATAAACATACAATTCATTCAAATGGTTCATTTAGATGACTCATTTAAATGGAGAAACGAACAACCTCTAAAATCTGGATGGATCATCTGAGTGGATCATACAAATGGATCATTTGAATGAAGATTAAAAATGAAGAAACGAACAGGCCCTATGTAATGGTGGTGGCTGGGGGCAGTGATTGTGGGACTAACGTTTTCTAGTGTGTTGAACATGGGCAGATCTGATTTTGGAGATCTCTACTACAGCTTAGCTCTAGCTTCATCAAGTTTGTTCCTTTCCTTTCATTATCTTTGTCCTTTCAATTCAAATCGAGAGTACGTGTTTGTTTCTGATTCAATtacaaagttttgttttttttattcaagCGCTTATGAGTTGAAGAaagttaacattttttttttcaaatattcaaaaagaACATGGAATTTAGGCTTAATATGCTGTGTTTTATCACAGGTGAAAAATGTTATCTTTGTTTGGTTAATTGGATTTAGGATGTAATTTAAATCAATGAAACTAGAGGAGAAGAGACACATGTTCACAGATTCTAGACTTTTTGTAAGTAAACCCGGAGAGATGTTATATCCACATATTAAAACAGATATTATGTTGCTTTGTTCTAAGGACACAACAACTCTGCAACTGTTTTAATAGAGAGAACATAAACAAAAGCTCCAGAAGTTGTGGCTATGTCAAAGATAGAGAGGAGGATGCGAGTGCAGGAAATCAGACAAAACAGTAAGAGCAAATGAAACCAGAGGTTAATAGACTGAAATTAAAAGAGAATCAACTTAAAGGCTCGTGCTACCGATGAAGCTCAGGCATTGTCAAAAATATCAGAAGatttataattcaaattttacCTATCCACAAACTTATGTCCACTACTTACGTATCCACAACTTGTCTGTTCGGATAATATTTTCCATGTTTTTCTATCTAAGTTTTTTCATCCATTGTAACTTCTACATAGAAACTTTCCCATCATTCTCTATCTATGTCTTTTtgttcatgttttttttctttgataatgTTCACATTTTTCTGTTTATGTATTCTTCGCACATGTCAATATTTGCCTGTTCATATTTTTGTATCCATGTCCACAAATTTAATCATAGtcaaaagaaatatcattaAATGCTTTGTTTGATATAATTATAACCTTCAACTAGTAACACAAGATTCGTCCACAAAGTTGTTTTTGCTAAGTAATCCTCAGCTACAAACACACCAATTTTTGTGTTGGagtttttttaaagttttttttcatCCATCCACCATGTCCACATCTCTTTGTTTACATAATTTCGGTACATGTTCATATTTTTCTGGTCACAAGTTTTATGTCcatacatttttattgattaaatatataaaatatatatgaaaatggatcttaaaatgtagagaaaagaaaattataatttattgtaacaattatatttactttgtgtattttaaaatctgagaaaaacaaataaagtaagaaatgaataataataaaaatataaagctTTGGCTGTAAACTTACACTTTCTCCTATATACGAAGCTTAATAACTTTCGCAGgacatttttcttttcaaatgcAACTAGATGCCAAAAgtattaactaaataaaataaaacaattacaCTTTCTTGTTTTCTGTTGTCTGGCAAAGGGTATTGATGTCAAAAAGACATTTAGGAAACCGTGAATGTGTGCCACAAGCACATTGTGTCTTACGGCATCTCCAACTCAACTCCATTtttaactccaaaatggagtaaaagtgattatGGAGTAACATATGCTCCAACCCAACTTCATATCTCactctattttgaagtttactccataaatagagtaatctattttttgtttgttcatgactccattatagagtgaaaaatagagtaggATTGGAGTAATTTTactccatatttatttttactccattttggagaaaaagttggagttttacattggaaaTGCTCTTATTGTATcagaaaagagaaaaatgtGTCTTAAATAGAAATTAACTCTAGATTATgcaatttcaaaatattatgaGTTTCAAATAACAATTTAATGAAAAGGTAAGAATCGGGCCTGTAAGCCCATTAAGGCACGATAAATGGCCTGGGTTTTGATTAAGTAAggaaaaaaattagtttaacttTTATTTGTCAATTTGTTGAATGAATAATTCtagtttttttgtcaatttgAATGAAACACAGAATAattctagttttattttaattactacTTTAATTTGTATACCTAATTTGTCTATAATTCATTTGgtataagaaaatattacataattatgCCTTACACTGTTTTtgaaatgatatatatttagttattttatatttatattataaaatattatatatctaaatatgataaaacactatttatttaaatataatataaaaattactgATATAGAGCGTGTATTGCAGACACGAACCTAGTTtctttaagaaagaaaaattatgataaaagaGGGTCTTCGATAAATAATTAGTCGTTTTAATATCTCTTTCTTCGTCTTAATTCAACCATCTTGGATTCTCCCCGAATATGTTATAGTCAGCGGTTCATTGATTAACATAATCTCCTGAGAAATGAAGCATCTTTTTATCGAACAATATATATTCCGTACAAATGAAAGATGTAGTCACGTTATTAATTACTTGACACATGCAAACCACATCGATATTAATGAAGTTAGCTACCAGCATATCTACCAATTTGGCTTTAGTGGGTTGTTGTCGTCACGTGTcacaaaaactaattaaaataagaTGAGCTAatacttttaccaaaaaaaagatgagCTAATACAACCATATTATTAGCATTGCTTGATGGAATTGTGGATGATGCTTGGAATGCTAGTACATAGAAGCGTGGTATAAGATGTATTTTCCGTCGTGATACAATGTGGAAGAAATAGGGTTCTTGACTCGTGAAAGATTATTCAGTTAGTTCTGCTTGATGAAACCTAGGCGTTAAAAGACGGTAACAAAAGAATGGATGAGTTTCATGTCATCTGCGATTCTCACTCCCTAATCAATCTTATTATCAACGGAAAGGAGAACATTGAGCTCTAGTTGTTATCAAAGCTTTAGGGCATCACCATCATAAAGTTATCACTTGGTtcttaacattaaaataaaagaaaattaaagaaaagaaaagacaacgatagtaaaataaactataaaatgaaaaactacTTATGTCATATTAACTGAATGGCTAAACATATtctatcttttaaaataattaaaatgaataaaacacTGATTTTTAAAGAAACTCACACAGTTCTACTAGTGAAATCAATATGTTAGCAGATTCTATATCTATAGCTAATTGGAAACTCATTCAAAgttttaatactccctctgttttaatATGATACacacatttaaataaaatatataataaatgcattattttagtgattattttttccataaatctaaaccaataaaaatataataagtataGTTAAGTTTCcctaaaatttgaaattagtCATTATTAGTTAGTAAAATATGCAttgaaaatacataatatatatttttgaaatattctttTCGAAAACACTTAACATTACAAAATGGAGGGAATATACAATAAATGAGATATTCTTTGACAAAAGAAGAGGAAgcgaacatttttttttttggtgaataGAAGAAGCGAACATTATTATTCTCACGTTGTTCATTTTAAGAACGCGTaagacaaacaaataaataataaaaacggTAATAttctagaaaatatattttcttcttgATAGATGTTAAGACTTTTTCATGATATGACGAAGAAAAGCTCTTATTCCAAATTTGACGAAgcattgtttttggttttgtctATTTCACAAGTTGTGAACTTATTGGGAGTCTTCAATTCCTGGTCGCCAGTCTATTAACTTATTTAATTGTTATTCGGATTTATAGAATTTAATTTCAAACCTACAAACTGTCACAACTTTATGTTCACATTTAAGATTACAACGTGCGCCTCGATTTCAGATgcaaatattttcataaatttctgccaattttttgtaaatatataaaaagatttgATTGTACAACCTAATATAGAGGCATATATTATGTACTGATTCTACACATATTCCTATTTATTGAAGATAGAATTCGAGaagataaataaacaaacagATTCTTGCAAAAACATTCATTTTCTtactaataattaaattaataattggtATTCGAGaagataaataaacaaacagATTCTTGTAAAAACATTCATTTTCTTACTAATAATTAAAGTAATAATTGGTAATTTATTGATCAATGTTACATGCAAACTGCAAAACacaaactaaaaaaacaaaactggCTTCAAGTGATGTGACTCCaggttttaaaaagaaaacataattcaATAGAAGCCTCCTGaggtataaatattaatataaattcccAACCAACACCAGAGAACCAAACACAACACACACCACAATATATTCCAACTCAACTTTTATAGAAGCTTCACATTATaaactctcttttctttttgtaatgaCAGGTTGCTTCAGCTTCTCTGAAATAATAGAACGGACTTACAAATCCGGTTTCAAAAGATCCGGTTTACGACCCGTAACCGTCGACTTGAAAGATGGAACCGTGGTCCATTTCTGGGTATCcaagacccgacccgaatccaaaccaaacctcCTCCTCATCCACGGCCTCGGAGCTTCGGCCATCTGGCAATGGTACGACGTGGCACGACGTCTTTCTCCTCATTTCAACCTCTTCATCCCCGACCTCGTTTTCTTCGGCGGATCCTCCACGACCCGACCCGAAAGATCCGACGTTTTCCAGGCCCAGACGCTCATGCGGGCCTTAGAGGCCCAGTCCGTGAAACGTTTCAGCCTGGTCGGCCTCAGCTACGGCGGGTTCGTCGGCTACAGAATGGCGGCGATGTACGGAGACGCCGTGGTGAAGGTGGTGATATGCTGCGCCGCCGTGTGCGTGGAGGAGAAGGACATGAGAGAAGGCGTTTTCAGGGTGTCGG
This region of Raphanus sativus cultivar WK10039 unplaced genomic scaffold, ASM80110v3 Scaffold0383, whole genome shotgun sequence genomic DNA includes:
- the LOC130502015 gene encoding uncharacterized protein LOC130502015 produces the protein MTGCFSFSEIIERTYKSGFKRSGLRPVTVDLKDGTVVHFWVSKTRPESKPNLLLIHGLGASAIWQWYDVARRLSPHFNLFIPDLVFFGGSSTTRPERSDVFQAQTLMRALEAQSVKRFSLVGLSYGGFVGYRMAAMYGDAVVKVVICCAAVCVEEKDMREGVFRVSDLEEAAKILVPESVKKLRELMGYIFYKPALARLVPPCLLHDFIEHALTRNNVKEKREMIKDIPKDRIVSEIPKLTQPTLIIWGEKDQVFPLKMGERLKNHLGDNGKLVVIKRTGHIFNFEKPKTYVRHLKSFLLQTKPQQVPVSNGSV